Sequence from the Ancalomicrobiaceae bacterium S20 genome:
AGTTCCAGGTGCGCGCCGATCGCAACGCCAAGGCGGCGGCGCTCCGGAGCTGCCAGGCGAATGCGCGGGGCCCGCGCGGCGGCAATGGCTTCGGAGGACAGGGCTTCGGCGGAGGCCCCGGTTTCGGCGGTCAGGGAACCTGTGCGCGGATCGCCGGCTTCTATAACGGCCGCGCCGGCACCATCGCCTCGCTCGGCGGCGACCGCATCCAGGTCACGGTCGGTCGGAACCGCCCGGTCGCCTATGGCACCTGCCGCGGCAACCGTCTGGTCGTGGACTTCACCGACGACCACGTGATCTCGGGCGTCTTCGACGGCCGCGTGATCCGCTGGGACAACCGTACCAACTGGACCAAGAGCTGACGGGCCGACACCCGATACGTATCGCGCGGCGGATGAATTCGGCCGCGCGATCCCTCTTCATTCAAACGCCGCGGCCGGCCGAACGACGGCTCGCCGCAATCGATCGCCTCAGTCCTTGTCGCTGACGCCGGCCTCGCCGAAGGTCGCCATGCCGGCGTGGGTCGCCGCCGCCGCGCGAACGATATTCGCCGCGATCGCCGCGCCTGTGCCTTCGCCAAGGCGCATGCCGAGATCGAGCAGCGGGCGCTTGCCGAGCTTCGCCAGCACCTTGGCATGCGCGCTCTCGGCCGAGACATGCGCGAACAGGCAATGGTCGATCGCGGCCGGGTTGATTGCATGGATGACCGCCGCCGCCGCCGTGGTCACGAAGCCGTCGACGATCACCGGCACCTTCTGGTGGCGCGCGCCGATGATCAGACCCGCCATGGCCGCGATCTCGCGGCCGCCGAGCCGGCGCAGCACTTCGAACGGGTTCTTGCGCGCCTCGCCGATGCGCGCGACCGCCTGACCGACAACCGCCGCCTTGTGAGCGAGCGCATCGCCGGCGACGCCGGTGCCGGCGCCGACCCAATCGGCCGCCGTGCCCCCGTAGAGCGCGTGGTAGATCGCGCTGGCGACCGCCGTGTTGGCGATGCCCATCTCACCGAGGCAGACCAGATCCGGCTGGCCGGCGAGCGCCTCCATGCCGAAGGCCATGGTCGCCGCGCAGCCGGCCTCGTCGAACGCGTCGGTTTCCGAGATGTCCGGGGTCGGCACCTCGAGCGCCAGTTCGAACACCTTCAGGCCGATGTCGAAGGCGGCGCAGAGCTGGTTGATCGCGGCACCGCCGGCGGCGAAATTCGCCACCATCTGCACCGTGACCTCCTTCGGGAAGGCGGAGACGCCCTTGTCGGCGATGCCGTGATTGGCCGCGAACACCGCGACCAGCGGCCGCTGCACGGCCGGTCGCGCCCGGCCCTGCCAGGCGGCGAGCCACTCGACGATCTCTTCCAGCCGGCCGAGCGCGCCGGGCGGCTTGGTGAGTTGGCTGTCGCGGATGCGCACCGCGTCGACCGCGGCCGTGTCGGGCCCCGGCGCGAGCAGCACGAGGTCGCGGAAATCGTCGAACGGAAGAGCGGTGGGAGCGAACGCCATCGAACTGGTCTTTCCTGTTGGCCGGGGCGCGGTCTACAACGGGGACGGCCGGCCCACAAGCGCGGCCAACGCCGGATCGCCCATGGCGGCCGCGCATTCCGCCAGTCTGACCGCCCGCGCCGAGTTGCAGTCGCCCGATGACGACCCTCCCTGATCCGACGCCGTCCGATCGCCCGGCCGCCGCGCCGTCGCCGGCCGGACCGCTCGACCATGGGCCAGTCGAGAATCGGCCAGTCGAGCATGGGCCAGTCGCGACGCTCGCCGCCGATGTCGCCGCGATGGTGCGCTTCTATTCGCGCCTGCCGGTGCCGCGCTGCGGACCGGCGGACGACCCGGCCGCGATGCCCGATTTCGCCCGCGCCGTGCGCATGCTCCCCTTGGCCGCGCTGCCGATCGCGCTGCCCGCGGCGCTGGCGCTCGCGGCGCTCGGCCTCACCAATCTGCCCGCGCTCGCCATCGCCGGGCTGGCGCTCGCGGTCGGACTGATCGCGACCGGCGTCTTCCACGAGGACGGGCTCGCCGACATCGCGGACGGATTCGGCGGCGGCGCGACTGTGGCACGCAAGCTCGAGATCATGAAGGACAGCCGCATCGGCGCCTTCGGCGGGGCGGCGCTGGTGCTGGCACTGCTCGTCAAGGCAAGCCTCTATGCCGGGTTCGTCGCGCCGTCCGGCGCGGCCGGGCTCGCCGAAGGCGGGCGCGCTGCCGCGGCAGCGCTGGTGCTCGTCGGGCTCGCCCCGATCTCGCGCGTGCTGCCGCTCTACCTGTTTCGCGCCCTGCCGCCGGCGCGTGCGGACGGGCTCGGCCGGTCGGTCGGCGTGCCGGGCCGGGCGACGCTCGGGGTCGCGACCGGCCTTGCGGTCGGGATCGCGCTCGGTCTCGCCGGACCGATCTTGGGGGCGCGCGCGTCGCGGCCGCCCTCCTCGCCGGCGCGCTTGCGACCACCGGGCTCGGCCTCATCGCCAAGCGCCAGATCGGCGGCCAGACCGGCGACGTGCTCGGCGCCGGGCAGCCGATCGCCGAGATCGCGATGCTGATCGTCCTCGCGGCGTGAGGTTCCTGGCGCGGCGCGGCAAGATGACCTCGCCGCCACGCCGAGACACCGCGCCGCAGACGCCCTTGTTCCCCGCGCGGGCGTCACCGATATCTAATCGGGCGCCGGGCCTTCGCCCGCGCTTCGAGGATCCCATGCCGCCCCGCCCCATCGCCAGCCCTTGCGTGAAAATCTGCAGCGTCGACCCGATCGCGCGCGTCTGCATCGGTTGCGATCGCACGCTCGACGAGATCGGCGCCTGGGGATCGATGACGGACGCGGCACGCGCCGCCGTGATGGCCCTGTTGCCGGAGCGGCGGCGACGGCGCGAGGCGGCACGGGCCGCCGCCGCGCAACAGCAGCAGTGAGGCGCGAATGGTGTTCGGTCTCGCCCTCGCCGTTCTCTGCGGCGCCCTCGCGATCCTCATCTTCAACCATTCGGCCGGAACGAGCTTCGGGCTCGCCAACGACGATTTCGCGCGCCTCGTCATGTTCGGCGTCATCGGCCTCACGATTGCGGCCGGCATCGCGCAGAGCGGCCGACATCGGTTCGGCACGATCGCAAGGGCGGCGCTCGTCTGGCTCGCGCTGATCCTCGGCCTGGTGGCAGCCTACGGCTATCGCGACAATCTCGTCGGCGTCGCCGATCGGGTGCAGAGCCTGCTCTTACCCGGCACGCCCGCGGACGGGCCGGAGCCCGGCAGCATCACGATTGCCAAGAGCATGGACGGCCATTTCCGCGTCCGCGCGATGGTCGACGGCCGGATCGTGACCATGGTGGTCGATACCGGCGCGAGCGAGGTCGTGCTGACCGAGCGCGATGCGATCGCCGCCGGCATCGATCCGGCGGGCCTCATCTATGACGCGCGCGTCTCGACCGCCAATGGCGAGACGACCGCCGCGACGATCCGGATCGGCACGCTGGCGATCGGCAGCATCGCGGAGAAGAACATCCGCGCCCTGGTCGCGCGCCCCGGCTCGCTGCAGCAGAGCCTGCTCGGCATGAATTTTCTCAATCGGCTGTCGTCGTTCACGGTCGAGCGGCGGCAACTCGTCATGCGCCGCTGACGGGCGCCTGCGCCCCTCCGACCGCGATCATTCCGCAGCCGTCGCATCGAGCGCCCCTTCCGCTGCCCGTGCCAGCGCCCGCGCCTCCGCCGCGGCCATCGCCTCGCGCACGGCGGCAGCCGCCCGATCGATGATCTCCGGTCCGGCGCCCGGCTCCGCTGCCTCGACGGTCAGGATGCGGCGCCAGAGCCGCGCGCCCGGACGGCCGTTGAACAGGCCGAGCATGTGGCGCGTGACATTGGCGATCCGAAATCCGGCCGCGACCACGCCGGCGGCGTAGTCGCGCATCGCCTCGACAACCGCGAAGAGATCCGGATCCTCGACCGCCTCGCCGAAGATCTCGCGATCGACGCGGGCGAGCAGCGCCGGGTTCTCATAGGCGGCACGGCCGAGCATGACGCCATCCATATGGACGAGTTCGGCCGCAGCGGTCTCCAGATCCGCGATGCCGCCATTGATCGCGATGGTGAGGTCGGGATGCGCCTCTTTCAAGCGATGCACGAGCGCATGGTCGAGCGGCGGCACGGTGCGGTTCTCCTTGGGGCTCAGCCCCTGGAGCCAGGCCTTGCGGG
This genomic interval carries:
- the cobT gene encoding nicotinate-nucleotide--dimethylbenzimidazole phosphoribosyltransferase — translated: MAFAPTALPFDDFRDLVLLAPGPDTAAVDAVRIRDSQLTKPPGALGRLEEIVEWLAAWQGRARPAVQRPLVAVFAANHGIADKGVSAFPKEVTVQMVANFAAGGAAINQLCAAFDIGLKVFELALEVPTPDISETDAFDEAGCAATMAFGMEALAGQPDLVCLGEMGIANTAVASAIYHALYGGTAADWVGAGTGVAGDALAHKAAVVGQAVARIGEARKNPFEVLRRLGGREIAAMAGLIIGARHQKVPVIVDGFVTTAAAAVIHAINPAAIDHCLFAHVSAESAHAKVLAKLGKRPLLDLGMRLGEGTGAAIAANIVRAAAATHAGMATFGEAGVSDKD
- a CDS encoding adenosylcobinamide-GDP ribazoletransferase, with protein sequence MAKRQIGGQTGDVLGAGQPIAEIAMLIVLAA
- a CDS encoding DUF1289 domain-containing protein, yielding MPPRPIASPCVKICSVDPIARVCIGCDRTLDEIGAWGSMTDAARAAVMALLPERRRRREAARAAAAQQQQ
- a CDS encoding TIGR02281 family clan AA aspartic protease, whose protein sequence is MVFGLALAVLCGALAILIFNHSAGTSFGLANDDFARLVMFGVIGLTIAAGIAQSGRHRFGTIARAALVWLALILGLVAAYGYRDNLVGVADRVQSLLLPGTPADGPEPGSITIAKSMDGHFRVRAMVDGRIVTMVVDTGASEVVLTERDAIAAGIDPAGLIYDARVSTANGETTAATIRIGTLAIGSIAEKNIRALVARPGSLQQSLLGMNFLNRLSSFTVERRQLVMRR
- the dusA gene encoding tRNA dihydrouridine(20/20a) synthase DusA; translation: MAPWAGSHRFSVAPMMDWTDRHCRTFHRLLSRRALLYSEMVTTAAIRFGDRERLLGFSAVEHPVALQLGGSEPAELAFAARVGEDWGYDEINLNCGCPSDRVQSGRFGACLMAEPDLVAEAVAAMKAAVRVPVTVKCRIGIDDQDPEQALPRLVSAVKAAGVDGLIVHARKAWLQGLSPKENRTVPPLDHALVHRLKEAHPDLTIAINGGIADLETAAAELVHMDGVMLGRAAYENPALLARVDREIFGEAVEDPDLFAVVEAMRDYAAGVVAAGFRIANVTRHMLGLFNGRPGARLWRRILTVEAAEPGAGPEIIDRAAAAVREAMAAAEARALARAAEGALDATAAE